A window of Roseobacter fucihabitans genomic DNA:
GATCCACATCGACGTCATCTTCATCGTCCAACACGACTTCTTCGTCATCCGCCGTGTCTTTGGCTTTTGCCTTTGCGGTCACGGCATCCTCGGCATCCGCGGCGATCATCCGGGATTTGCTGAGGTCAACTTCGACAACTTCGCCCGTGTAGGGGCTGATAATCGGGTTCTTGTTCAGATCATAAAAACGTTTGCCGCTGGTGGGGCAGAGGCGCTTCGTTCCCCATTCTTCGTTGGGCATGAAAAACCCCCTTTTGGATTGCGATTCTGGTGTAGATGATTAGGGCCGCAAGTGCCATATGAAGCGCAGGCTGTAAAGGCCTGCTGCGCAGAAGGTCGCCCCGGAGAGCCCGTTATGTCCCAGATGTTCCTTACCGGTGATCCGCCCATCACTCTGATGCTGCGCCGCTCTGCCCGCGCGCGGCGGATTTCGCTGCGCATTTCACAGCTGGACGGGCGGGTGACTTTGACCCTGCCCAAGCGGGTGCCTGAACGCGAGGCGCTGGCGTTCGCGCGCGAAAAAGAGACATGGATTCGCAAACATCTG
This region includes:
- a CDS encoding TIGR02300 family protein, with product MPNEEWGTKRLCPTSGKRFYDLNKNPIISPYTGEVVEVDLSKSRMIAADAEDAVTAKAKAKDTADDEEVVLDDEDDVDVDLGDDILDDDEDDDDTVPLEEIADVASDDDDS